From a region of the Prosthecobacter sp. SYSU 5D2 genome:
- a CDS encoding LysR substrate-binding domain-containing protein, whose amino-acid sequence MPQIMDLRHLRYFQAVAEELSFSQASRRLHIAQPALSRAVQELEQELGARLIERDRRTVALTPAGAVLLHETGLLLERFEESMRRVRRTASGEEGELRLGYIGPPTQRFLGRLLHDYRVRYPKVSVHLEERTPERVWEMVAKGRLSVAITRPLPGQGERSLETLLLRKEPLGVVVPLDHPLGEQESVTWKMLAREPLIVLARREGVGLHDEILAACRAAGFTPRIAYSPSLMGTVLSYTEAGAGVGIVTDSVAAASMSPALRYLSVTPERTVPLVMVWNPDEIQPPVQAFRELVLEWLEAGRLWL is encoded by the coding sequence ATGCCGCAGATCATGGATCTGCGGCATTTGCGTTATTTTCAAGCTGTGGCGGAGGAGCTGAGTTTCTCCCAGGCCTCCCGCCGTCTTCATATTGCCCAGCCCGCGCTGTCTCGTGCAGTGCAGGAACTGGAGCAGGAACTGGGGGCAAGGTTAATTGAGCGCGACCGGCGCACGGTTGCCCTGACCCCCGCAGGCGCAGTGCTTTTGCATGAGACAGGACTGCTTTTGGAACGGTTCGAAGAATCCATGCGCCGGGTCCGCCGTACTGCCTCTGGCGAAGAGGGCGAGCTCAGGCTAGGCTACATCGGACCTCCGACCCAGAGGTTTTTGGGCCGTCTCCTGCATGATTACCGTGTCCGATATCCGAAAGTATCGGTTCATCTGGAAGAGCGCACTCCCGAGCGTGTCTGGGAGATGGTGGCCAAAGGCCGCCTGTCGGTGGCCATTACACGTCCGCTGCCGGGCCAGGGGGAGAGGTCATTGGAAACTTTGCTGCTGCGGAAAGAGCCGTTGGGGGTGGTGGTTCCACTGGATCATCCTTTGGGAGAGCAGGAGTCCGTGACCTGGAAGATGCTGGCCAGGGAGCCGCTCATTGTTCTGGCCCGGCGGGAGGGCGTGGGTCTTCACGATGAGATTTTGGCTGCCTGCCGTGCTGCGGGCTTTACACCACGCATTGCCTACAGCCCCAGTCTGATGGGCACAGTGCTCAGCTATACAGAAGCCGGGGCAGGGGTGGGTATTGTGACCGACAGTGTGGCTGCCGCGTCCATGTCCCCGGCGCTGCGATATCTCAGTGTCACGCCAGAACGCACCGTGCCCCTGGTCATGGTGTGGAATCCTGATGAGATCCAGCCGCCAGTTCAGGCCTTTCGGGAGCTTGTGCTGGAATGGCTGGAGGCCGGCAGGCTTTGGCTTTGA
- a CDS encoding polysaccharide deacetylase family protein, with amino-acid sequence MRYFTLLLSLVLLPGLPACKRIESKLDRLAEAAGITQEPSPDDPSGVSAPPLTPEEEAMEKRLKDSAVFEAAREEDLAPKAEPFELNKSAVVSILGYHDFRERGGSPMIIAASKFREQMKAIKESGIPVIPLSDVIAWRKGLKNIPEESLVITMDDGWVGVYTYAFPVLKEYGFPFTVYVYKKYVNIGGRSLNWEQIKEMMKYGCEIGSHSVSHESLRNKKGRSDEEHLQWVLGELKDSKEFVEKNTGVPCTSFAYPFGVFDDSMAEMGLQVGYESLVTVNSQKVNWDTPLGKIGRFIIHGESDANFRLATSFRGRGDVTSNHFLKTDAKDSEGRQLVEMSPAPGEVIKERRPEIRVNLQRVGTVVPETVRLRIAGLGTVPASYDPQSMQVSYLLPYRLRRQDCAVTLSFKRAAGEPDEVITWRFKVDLEASYLPQS; translated from the coding sequence ATGCGTTACTTCACGCTCCTCCTTTCCCTTGTTCTCCTTCCTGGACTTCCTGCTTGTAAACGCATTGAGTCGAAACTTGACCGCCTGGCTGAAGCAGCAGGCATCACCCAGGAGCCGTCTCCTGATGATCCGTCCGGAGTCTCCGCTCCTCCCCTCACGCCAGAGGAAGAAGCCATGGAAAAGCGGTTGAAGGACAGTGCGGTCTTTGAAGCAGCCAGGGAAGAAGACCTCGCTCCCAAGGCCGAACCGTTTGAGCTTAACAAATCGGCTGTTGTTTCCATTCTGGGCTACCATGACTTTCGTGAGCGGGGTGGAAGTCCCATGATCATTGCTGCCAGCAAGTTTCGCGAGCAGATGAAAGCCATCAAAGAGTCAGGAATCCCGGTCATTCCTTTGAGCGATGTCATAGCCTGGCGTAAAGGTTTGAAAAATATTCCGGAAGAATCTCTCGTCATCACCATGGATGACGGCTGGGTTGGAGTCTATACCTACGCCTTCCCGGTGCTAAAAGAATACGGCTTCCCATTTACCGTATACGTTTATAAAAAGTATGTAAACATTGGCGGGAGGAGTTTGAACTGGGAGCAAATTAAAGAAATGATGAAGTATGGATGCGAAATCGGGAGCCACAGCGTCTCGCATGAAAGCTTGAGGAATAAAAAAGGCAGAAGTGATGAGGAGCACCTTCAGTGGGTTCTCGGTGAGCTGAAAGACTCGAAAGAGTTCGTTGAGAAAAACACGGGTGTACCCTGCACCAGCTTTGCCTATCCGTTCGGAGTATTCGATGACTCAATGGCAGAAATGGGGCTTCAAGTGGGGTATGAATCCCTGGTTACGGTGAACAGTCAGAAAGTGAACTGGGACACTCCCCTTGGGAAGATCGGCCGCTTCATTATCCATGGGGAAAGTGATGCCAACTTCCGTCTGGCCACCAGTTTTCGCGGGCGAGGGGATGTGACTTCGAACCATTTCCTGAAGACGGATGCGAAAGATTCAGAAGGCCGTCAGCTTGTAGAGATGAGTCCTGCACCGGGTGAGGTTATCAAAGAAAGGAGACCGGAAATAAGGGTGAATTTACAAAGGGTGGGCACCGTGGTTCCTGAAACCGTGCGCCTCCGCATAGCAGGACTGGGCACAGTGCCGGCAAGTTATGATCCGCAGTCCATGCAGGTAAGTTACCTGCTGCCATACCGTCTGCGACGTCAGGACTGTGCTGTAACCCTGAGCTTTAAACGGGCCGCAGGCGAGCCGGACGAGGTGATAACCTGGAGGTTTAAAGTGGACCTTGAAGCCAGTTATCTGCCCCAGTCATAA
- the queA gene encoding tRNA preQ1(34) S-adenosylmethionine ribosyltransferase-isomerase QueA, which translates to MLTSDFDYHLPPELIASEPLPDRAASRMLVVHRETGTVEHRQFADLPTFVRPGDLWVMNNTRVVPARYFSNDGGREVLRLEPLTATRWRCMVKPGKKFRMGNTVQIGEATGTVQEILENGERIIEWDREVDEDAHGHLALPHYMGRDDQPADRERYQTVFAQAAGAIAAPTAGLHFTPDILEKLPHAFVTLHVGVGTFQPVKADKIEEHVMHSEQYQVSAETASAVQKAQRVVAVGTTAMRTLETVARDHHGRVEAASGSTDIFIYPGYKFNAVGAMLTNFHLPKSTLIMLVSAFAGKELILRAYEEAIRERYRFFSYGDCMLIV; encoded by the coding sequence GTGCTCACCTCCGACTTTGATTATCACCTCCCGCCCGAACTCATCGCCAGTGAGCCGCTGCCAGACCGCGCCGCATCACGCATGCTGGTGGTGCATCGTGAAACGGGGACCGTGGAGCACCGGCAGTTTGCAGATTTGCCGACCTTTGTCAGGCCAGGGGACCTCTGGGTGATGAACAACACACGCGTCGTCCCGGCGCGTTATTTTTCCAATGATGGAGGCCGTGAAGTGCTGCGCCTGGAACCGCTGACAGCCACACGCTGGCGCTGCATGGTGAAGCCGGGAAAGAAGTTTCGGATGGGCAATACCGTACAGATCGGCGAAGCCACCGGCACCGTGCAGGAGATCCTGGAAAACGGCGAGCGCATCATCGAATGGGACCGTGAAGTGGACGAAGATGCTCATGGGCATCTGGCGCTGCCACACTACATGGGGCGGGATGACCAGCCTGCGGATCGGGAGCGATACCAGACCGTCTTTGCCCAGGCAGCCGGAGCCATTGCCGCACCGACAGCCGGTTTGCATTTCACACCAGACATCCTGGAAAAGCTGCCCCATGCCTTCGTCACGCTGCATGTGGGCGTGGGCACTTTTCAGCCGGTGAAAGCGGACAAGATCGAAGAGCACGTCATGCACAGCGAGCAGTATCAGGTGAGCGCGGAAACCGCCTCCGCAGTACAAAAGGCTCAAAGGGTGGTCGCTGTGGGCACCACCGCCATGCGCACGCTGGAGACTGTGGCCAGGGATCACCATGGCCGCGTGGAGGCTGCCAGCGGCAGCACGGACATCTTCATTTACCCCGGTTACAAGTTTAATGCCGTGGGGGCCATGCTGACGAATTTTCATCTGCCCAAGTCCACGCTCATCATGCTGGTGAGCGCCTTTGCCGGCAAGGAACTCATCCTCCGCGCCTATGAAGAGGCCATCCGCGAGCGATACCGCTTTTTCAGTTATGGAGACTGCATGCTGATTGTCTGA
- a CDS encoding tetratricopeptide repeat protein, which yields MRRQDLSRHLLCFCLIGVAAAPELTGQEVPRAIPVEEDEQRPVPKAIPVDPTVLPAQPATPPKPKSPDQDLFDYATMIYERGEYGLAAQSYGQYLQNYPSGAEVPLALFRVGECYMKQNQLKVAETYYLEVVSRYPNSEGAPSAAYRLGAMRFNARDFEESARQFAFCETKSTLPQVRLAAAYNRARAYQMLNDPKRQSAALLSVVGVKTDNPYREAALLMLGTVYLAEDKKNEALPLFMDLLKESKDNAVLSEASVKAAVLQAETGKPEEAIPLFERALTIPETTPVNRGIALVGIVQALFAKGDYDAVIDQYHRNSGVLPEGDIRPKMLLLVGNAYRMKKSYARAVEVYLMVEQGYPGSDPAFEAGYWKLYCFYLLDDRQIGDFATEFIQRNLQSRPQHEFINLARLIRADFYFRQSEYDKAADSYSDVQTDRLPEKLQPGTLFNKAWALAEASRHQDAIGAFTQFLADYPAHEFKPKALARRGLAYRESKDLPKAVGDFQRVIKEFTNSDAAEISYLQLGLIAMEQRDAKAMVAAFEMLVQKYPRSQAAGQAWYGIGRGYFDQKDWDKAVPALKKAIETDKENNLDRANQMLLLALYAQQNVDGLSAAIDDYRKASPNANVPPNVVSWLGLKLYDMKLYARSTKYLSLATTPEAPENTDPRVWNYLGMAFLEIQNYEASIKAIDHFLAVTPDSAVKARGLMTKGRALLGLGKIDEAEKVAQEGLSFAKDGKPQALLLILEGDVALAAGKKLESEGDANAALEKYKAAAGKFMFPAQFFDDNELTPEAMDKAAQALEKAGQAEKAAEFRKLLKEKYPGYGAGK from the coding sequence ATGCGCCGCCAAGACCTGTCCCGTCACCTGCTTTGCTTCTGCCTGATCGGCGTGGCCGCTGCACCGGAGCTCACCGGCCAGGAGGTACCGCGTGCCATTCCTGTGGAGGAGGATGAGCAAAGGCCCGTTCCCAAGGCCATTCCGGTTGACCCCACCGTGCTGCCGGCCCAGCCAGCCACCCCGCCAAAACCCAAGTCCCCAGACCAGGATCTGTTTGACTATGCCACCATGATCTATGAGCGCGGGGAGTACGGTCTCGCCGCCCAATCCTATGGCCAATATCTTCAGAACTATCCTTCAGGTGCAGAAGTGCCCCTGGCCCTTTTCCGTGTGGGTGAATGCTACATGAAGCAAAACCAGCTCAAGGTGGCTGAAACTTATTACCTGGAGGTGGTGAGCCGCTACCCAAATTCCGAAGGAGCCCCTTCTGCGGCCTACCGGCTGGGAGCGATGCGTTTCAATGCCAGGGATTTTGAGGAGTCCGCACGCCAGTTTGCCTTTTGTGAAACCAAAAGCACGCTTCCACAAGTACGTCTGGCGGCCGCCTATAACCGGGCCCGGGCCTATCAGATGCTCAATGATCCCAAGCGCCAAAGCGCGGCCTTGCTGTCCGTTGTAGGCGTTAAAACGGACAATCCCTACCGTGAAGCGGCTCTTTTGATGCTGGGCACCGTCTATCTGGCAGAAGACAAGAAGAATGAAGCCCTGCCGCTGTTCATGGATCTCCTCAAAGAAAGCAAGGACAATGCAGTGCTGTCCGAAGCAAGTGTCAAAGCCGCCGTCCTCCAGGCTGAGACCGGAAAGCCTGAGGAAGCCATCCCCTTGTTTGAGCGGGCTCTGACCATTCCGGAGACGACGCCGGTGAACCGGGGCATCGCCCTTGTCGGCATCGTCCAGGCCCTGTTTGCCAAAGGTGATTATGATGCTGTCATTGACCAGTATCACCGCAACTCAGGCGTACTTCCGGAAGGTGACATCCGTCCTAAAATGCTGCTGCTGGTGGGCAATGCCTACCGGATGAAAAAGAGCTATGCCCGTGCTGTCGAAGTCTATTTGATGGTTGAACAGGGTTACCCGGGAAGTGACCCGGCCTTTGAAGCCGGCTATTGGAAACTGTACTGCTTCTATCTGCTGGATGACCGCCAGATCGGTGATTTTGCGACAGAATTCATCCAGCGGAATCTACAGAGCCGCCCGCAGCATGAATTTATCAATCTGGCCCGCCTTATCCGGGCGGACTTTTACTTCAGGCAGAGTGAATATGACAAGGCGGCCGACAGCTACAGCGATGTACAAACCGACAGGCTGCCTGAGAAACTCCAGCCGGGCACGCTCTTCAACAAAGCCTGGGCCCTGGCCGAGGCATCGCGGCATCAGGATGCCATTGGCGCCTTTACCCAGTTCCTTGCAGATTACCCTGCGCATGAATTTAAGCCCAAGGCGCTGGCACGCCGCGGACTGGCCTACCGTGAGTCCAAGGACCTGCCAAAGGCGGTGGGCGACTTTCAGCGGGTCATCAAAGAGTTCACCAATTCAGACGCCGCCGAAATTTCTTACTTGCAGTTAGGCCTCATTGCCATGGAGCAGCGTGACGCCAAAGCCATGGTTGCCGCCTTTGAAATGCTGGTGCAGAAGTACCCTCGCAGCCAGGCCGCAGGCCAGGCGTGGTATGGCATCGGACGCGGATACTTCGATCAGAAAGACTGGGACAAGGCTGTCCCGGCACTGAAGAAGGCCATCGAGACGGACAAAGAAAACAATCTGGACCGCGCCAACCAGATGCTTCTCCTGGCGCTCTATGCGCAGCAGAATGTGGACGGGCTCAGTGCAGCGATTGATGATTATCGCAAGGCCAGCCCCAATGCCAACGTCCCTCCCAATGTCGTTTCATGGCTGGGTTTGAAGCTGTATGACATGAAGCTTTACGCCCGCTCCACCAAGTATCTCAGCCTGGCCACGACTCCGGAAGCCCCTGAAAACACAGATCCACGTGTGTGGAACTACCTGGGCATGGCTTTCCTGGAGATCCAAAATTATGAAGCCAGTATCAAGGCCATTGATCATTTTCTGGCCGTGACGCCTGACAGCGCGGTCAAAGCGCGAGGTCTGATGACCAAAGGCCGTGCCCTGCTTGGCCTGGGCAAGATTGATGAAGCTGAAAAAGTCGCCCAGGAAGGCCTGAGCTTCGCGAAAGATGGCAAACCCCAGGCCCTTCTGCTCATTCTGGAAGGCGATGTCGCCCTGGCCGCAGGGAAAAAGCTGGAAAGTGAAGGCGATGCCAATGCCGCCTTGGAAAAATACAAGGCCGCTGCAGGGAAATTCATGTTTCCTGCGCAGTTCTTTGACGACAATGAGCTGACACCAGAGGCCATGGACAAGGCCGCTCAGGCTTTGGAAAAGGCCGGACAGGCGGAGAAAGCGGCCGAGTTTCGCAAACTGCTCAAGGAGAAATATCCAGGCTACGGAGCTGGGAAATAG
- a CDS encoding phage holin family protein encodes MIDTKVSRVRSLLRTLALYAEARGRLLQIEAQEAGSKLSGIVILVVVLCGCLLFGWLLALPALVWLVADSQGWPWWHVALGGAGVHLFLAIVFFFLLKVRLRKLRVFEETLRQFEKDRDLIGNPPPGL; translated from the coding sequence ATGATTGACACCAAGGTCTCCCGGGTGAGGTCGCTCTTGCGCACATTGGCCCTCTACGCAGAAGCCCGAGGCCGTCTGCTGCAGATCGAGGCCCAGGAGGCAGGTTCCAAACTCAGCGGAATTGTCATCCTGGTGGTCGTCCTGTGCGGCTGCCTGCTCTTTGGCTGGCTGCTGGCCCTGCCTGCGCTGGTCTGGCTGGTGGCGGATTCCCAAGGCTGGCCATGGTGGCATGTCGCCCTGGGCGGTGCCGGAGTGCATCTGTTCCTGGCCATTGTATTCTTCTTCTTGCTCAAGGTACGGCTGCGGAAACTGCGGGTGTTTGAAGAAACGCTCCGTCAGTTTGAAAAAGACCGCGATCTCATCGGCAATCCCCCCCCCGGCCTATGA
- a CDS encoding GDSL-type esterase/lipase family protein, with translation MRILLLTVLCLCLLPLHAALPDAQRILILGDSITYNGTYVQIVEAALIAQHPEKKYEIMNLGLSSETVSGLSEEGHAGGKFPRPDLHERLDRVLAKTKPQLVIACYGMNDGIYYPLSPERMKAYQDGMLKLRAKVAAVGAEIIHLTPAAFDPLPIQARLLPAGLKEYPQPYAGYDEVLTAYSQWLLNQRKEGWVVLDVHGAMTQALAEARRGDAQFTFSKDGIHPNAEGHLVMAKPLLQHWGLKVSGDGKPDNPNGTAIFETVQKKVNLLRDAWLTETKHTRPGVKEGLPLAEAQKQAADLDARARDLAQMKTSAAGFPGTVSDWNGFPKYDFMVDGKAALVVVPKQPAAGMPWVWHGEFFGHKPAPDIALLEKGYHIAYLKVQDMLGSPGAVAHWNVFYQELTTRYGLSKKPSLVGLSRGGLYCYNWAAANPDKVSCIYADAPVCDFKSWPGGKGQGKGDPKNWDRVLKLWGFKDEAEALAAKVNPVDNLAPLARSKVPLLHVYGDADEVVPWEENTGVIAERYKALGGSITLIAKPGVGHHPHGLDDSTPIVDFILKNTR, from the coding sequence ATGCGCATCTTATTGCTCACAGTTCTTTGTCTCTGCCTGCTGCCTCTTCATGCAGCCCTGCCGGATGCGCAGCGCATCCTGATTTTGGGGGACAGCATCACTTATAACGGGACCTATGTGCAGATTGTGGAGGCGGCTTTGATCGCTCAGCATCCGGAGAAAAAGTATGAAATCATGAACCTGGGACTGTCCAGCGAGACGGTTTCCGGTCTGTCGGAAGAAGGCCACGCCGGGGGCAAATTTCCGCGTCCAGATCTGCATGAACGCCTGGACCGGGTGCTGGCCAAAACGAAACCCCAGCTCGTCATTGCCTGTTATGGCATGAATGATGGGATCTACTATCCGCTGAGCCCGGAGCGCATGAAAGCTTATCAGGATGGGATGTTGAAGCTGAGGGCCAAAGTGGCTGCGGTGGGGGCCGAGATTATTCATTTAACTCCGGCTGCCTTTGACCCATTGCCGATCCAGGCCAGGCTGCTGCCTGCCGGGCTGAAGGAGTATCCGCAGCCATACGCGGGTTACGATGAAGTTCTGACCGCCTACAGCCAGTGGCTGCTGAATCAGCGCAAAGAGGGCTGGGTAGTGTTGGATGTGCATGGCGCGATGACCCAGGCGCTGGCGGAAGCCCGGCGCGGTGATGCCCAGTTTACTTTTTCCAAGGACGGCATCCACCCCAATGCAGAGGGGCATCTCGTCATGGCAAAGCCACTTTTGCAGCATTGGGGGCTCAAGGTTTCTGGCGATGGGAAGCCTGACAATCCGAATGGGACGGCCATCTTCGAAACGGTGCAAAAAAAGGTGAACCTTCTACGGGATGCCTGGCTGACGGAAACCAAACACACCCGTCCTGGGGTGAAAGAAGGCCTGCCATTGGCTGAAGCACAAAAACAAGCCGCTGACCTGGATGCCAGAGCGCGGGATCTTGCGCAAATGAAGACATCGGCAGCCGGTTTTCCGGGCACTGTCTCCGATTGGAACGGGTTTCCCAAATACGACTTCATGGTGGATGGCAAAGCTGCTCTAGTGGTGGTCCCCAAGCAGCCTGCGGCAGGCATGCCTTGGGTCTGGCATGGGGAGTTTTTTGGCCACAAACCCGCCCCAGATATCGCCCTGCTGGAAAAAGGCTATCACATCGCTTATTTGAAAGTGCAGGACATGCTGGGCTCTCCCGGCGCAGTGGCACATTGGAATGTTTTTTATCAGGAGCTCACCACACGCTATGGGCTGAGCAAGAAGCCGTCGCTCGTCGGGCTGAGCCGGGGCGGTCTTTATTGCTATAACTGGGCTGCGGCCAATCCGGACAAAGTTTCCTGCATCTATGCCGATGCCCCTGTGTGCGATTTCAAAAGCTGGCCCGGAGGCAAAGGGCAGGGGAAGGGCGACCCGAAGAACTGGGATCGTGTGCTTAAACTGTGGGGCTTCAAAGATGAGGCCGAGGCGCTCGCTGCCAAAGTGAATCCGGTAGATAACCTCGCTCCTTTGGCCAGGAGCAAAGTGCCCCTGCTGCATGTCTATGGGGATGCGGATGAAGTAGTGCCGTGGGAGGAAAACACAGGTGTCATCGCGGAGCGCTATAAAGCGCTTGGCGGCAGCATCACCCTGATCGCCAAGCCGGGTGTCGGTCATCATCCTCACGGGTTGGATGACAGCACGCCGATCGTAGATTTCATCCTCAAGAACACCCGCTGA
- a CDS encoding MotA/TolQ/ExbB proton channel family protein, with product MYRPTFLALAILTVVMTWLPPLAHAQSTAPAPATPAAPIDQVMTPAAAADENNPFANALTLEGFIQSTGVMAYPLIVLSMITAFLIVLFTFTVRQGTVVSDAFMNSADALIRKQDYLGLLAVCNRRNECIARITAKTLDFATRNPTASFEEVKEVTEAEGNRQSSLLLARIAYLGDVGAVAPMLGLLGTTLGMITTFHAISGSEYGGSNQLGLAQGVSEALLCTASGLVIGIPALIFYAIFRGKVNRLISEMEAATTHLMALLAVQYKRAARAVAGRGDA from the coding sequence ATGTATCGCCCCACTTTTCTTGCCCTCGCCATCCTGACCGTCGTGATGACATGGTTACCGCCGCTGGCCCACGCTCAATCTACGGCCCCTGCCCCGGCAACCCCCGCAGCTCCGATAGACCAGGTCATGACACCTGCGGCAGCAGCAGATGAAAACAACCCCTTCGCCAATGCCCTCACCCTGGAAGGCTTTATTCAAAGCACCGGTGTCATGGCTTACCCGCTGATTGTGCTTTCCATGATCACGGCGTTTCTCATCGTCCTGTTTACATTCACGGTGCGTCAGGGGACGGTGGTCAGCGATGCGTTCATGAACTCGGCTGATGCGCTGATCCGCAAGCAGGACTACCTGGGCCTGCTGGCTGTGTGCAACCGGCGCAATGAGTGCATCGCGCGCATCACGGCCAAGACGCTGGATTTTGCCACGCGCAATCCCACGGCCAGTTTTGAAGAGGTCAAAGAAGTGACTGAGGCCGAGGGCAACCGGCAGTCAAGCCTGCTGCTGGCCCGCATCGCCTACCTGGGCGATGTTGGCGCTGTGGCCCCCATGCTGGGACTGCTGGGCACCACTCTGGGCATGATCACCACCTTCCATGCCATCTCCGGCTCTGAATACGGCGGCTCAAACCAGCTCGGCCTGGCGCAAGGTGTTTCTGAAGCCCTTCTCTGCACGGCATCCGGACTCGTCATTGGCATTCCAGCGCTGATCTTTTATGCCATTTTCCGCGGCAAGGTGAACCGCCTCATCTCCGAGATGGAGGCCGCCACAACGCACCTGATGGCCCTGCTGGCCGTTCAATACAAACGTGCCGCCCGCGCCGTGGCCGGACGGGGAGATGCATAA
- a CDS encoding biopolymer transporter ExbD has protein sequence MNFRKQHSIEPTPMQLAPLVDVLFLLVIFFAVTSHYAKNEQVMDISVPAADEKEEKDERFRNVGEIIINIKSGGEIIVNGQQLTEDELLVKLKNITSMYKDQAVILRGDRVSNFQYVINVLDACQKAGIYNIAFATQKPETEAPKN, from the coding sequence ATGAATTTCCGCAAACAGCATTCCATTGAACCCACGCCCATGCAGCTGGCACCGCTGGTGGATGTGCTGTTTCTGCTGGTCATTTTCTTCGCCGTGACCTCCCACTATGCCAAAAATGAGCAGGTTATGGACATCAGCGTCCCTGCGGCAGATGAAAAAGAAGAAAAGGATGAGCGGTTCCGCAACGTCGGTGAAATCATCATCAACATCAAATCCGGGGGCGAGATCATCGTCAACGGCCAGCAACTGACCGAGGATGAGCTGCTGGTGAAGCTGAAGAACATCACTTCCATGTACAAAGACCAGGCTGTTATTCTCAGGGGGGATCGCGTATCCAATTTTCAATACGTGATCAACGTCCTGGATGCCTGCCAGAAAGCTGGCATCTACAACATCGCTTTTGCCACCCAGAAGCCTGAAACTGAAGCCCCGAAGAACTGA
- a CDS encoding squalene/phytoene synthase family protein, which produces MSDESHHERELGGQLLASVSRSFYLTLKALPRELREPISLAYLLARTADTIADTADVPAELRLECLQEYEALVQGQPEVHARLAETVRTRFVSLQQDEAERRLMERFADGLAWLGTMQGAGLRAIREVLHHIIRGQILDIQRFPGDGQVRALNSAAELDEYTWLVAGCVGEFWTEMCAVEKPASLDPAVSVDQMKAWGASFGKGLQLINILRDVGEDMRDGRCYLPGGLAGEAELEAEWSQWMQVCRDHLGSGLLYVQHVADGKLRYATSLPLFIGIKTLSRMKSAPWKQVKEGIKVSRLDMAMILAEATIACRNAQAMEKLCRRLEK; this is translated from the coding sequence ATGTCTGATGAATCACACCACGAACGGGAGCTGGGCGGCCAGTTGCTGGCCTCCGTTTCCCGCTCTTTTTACCTCACACTGAAGGCGCTGCCGCGTGAGCTTCGGGAGCCCATTTCCCTCGCTTATTTGCTGGCACGAACGGCGGATACAATCGCCGACACCGCCGATGTCCCCGCGGAACTGCGCCTGGAGTGTTTGCAGGAATACGAAGCGCTGGTGCAGGGGCAGCCTGAGGTGCACGCCCGTCTGGCTGAGACGGTGCGCACCCGCTTTGTTTCTCTTCAACAGGACGAGGCTGAGCGCCGTCTGATGGAGCGCTTTGCCGACGGTCTGGCCTGGCTGGGGACGATGCAGGGTGCAGGGCTCAGGGCCATCCGTGAGGTGCTACACCATATTATCCGGGGACAGATTCTGGACATCCAGCGTTTCCCTGGGGATGGACAGGTGCGTGCTCTAAATTCCGCCGCAGAACTGGATGAATACACCTGGCTCGTGGCAGGTTGCGTCGGAGAGTTTTGGACTGAGATGTGTGCCGTTGAAAAACCCGCCTCATTGGATCCTGCCGTGTCTGTTGACCAGATGAAGGCCTGGGGTGCCAGCTTCGGCAAGGGGCTGCAGCTGATCAACATCCTCAGAGATGTCGGTGAGGACATGCGTGATGGCCGCTGTTACCTGCCTGGCGGACTGGCCGGGGAAGCAGAACTGGAGGCGGAATGGTCCCAGTGGATGCAGGTTTGCAGAGATCACCTCGGATCGGGGCTGCTCTACGTCCAGCACGTTGCTGATGGCAAGCTGCGCTACGCAACCTCCCTTCCGCTTTTCATCGGCATCAAAACCCTGTCCAGGATGAAATCAGCCCCATGGAAGCAGGTTAAGGAAGGCATCAAGGTGAGCCGCCTGGACATGGCCATGATTCTGGCGGAAGCCACCATCGCGTGCCGGAATGCGCAGGCCATGGAAAAGCTCTGCCGCAGGCTGGAAAAGTGA